Within the Streptomyces sp. NBC_00353 genome, the region GATCGCGGTCCAGCACGACGACACCGCCACCGAGGTCGCCAACGCCATCAATGCTGCCGAGTCCCGCATCCGCGAAGCCGTCCCGATCGCCCGGGTCATCTACCTGGAACCGGACATCTTCAACGAGGCGGCCGCCGCCACGGGCACCAACCCGGCCACGGCTCCGGGCGCTCCCGATGCCAGTGACGCCGCCCCGACACAACCCGACCACTGATCCACCCGTACCTCGCCCCGGCCCGCTCCCGGTCACTTCCGGCCCCGGGCGGGCTGGGAGCGGTCGGCCCGATCGGTGTAGATTCGATGGCAGTGTCAGACGTCGCTGCTGATGGCGGTCGGCCGCTCCGCGCATGCGGACCGGGCGAGGGAGAGAGGGCCTCCGACGGACTGCGCTGCGAGCGCCCGGGCATTTCTGTGTCCGCCGCCGCAGAGCCAGCCGTACCCACCCTCGACACCCATTACGAGGAGCAGCCCGTTATGACGACGGTCGCCAATCGACAGGACTTCAAGGTCGCCGACCTCTCCCTCGCGGAGTTCGGCCGCAAGGAGATCACGCTCGCCGAGCACGAGATGCCCGGCCTGATGTCGATCCGCAAGGAGTACGCCGCGGCGCAGCCGCTCGCCGGCGCCCGCATCACCGGCTCGCTGCACATGACCGTGCAGACCGCCGTGCTCATCGAGACCCTGGTCGCCCTCGGCGCCGAGGTCCGCTGGGCCTCCTGCAACATCTTCTCCACCCAGGACCACGCCGCCGCGGCCATCGCCGTCGGTCCGAACGGCACCCCGGACGCCCCCGCCGGCGTCCCGGTCTTCGCCTGGAAGGGCGAGACGCTCGAAGAGTACTGGTGGTGCACGGAGCAGGCCCTGACCTGGCCCAACACCCCCACCGGCGGCCCGAACATGATCCTCGACGACGGTGGTGACGCCACCCTCCTCGTCCACAAGGGCGTTGAGTTCGAGAAGGCCGGTGCAGCCCCGGACCCGTCGACCGCGGACAGCGAGGAGTACGGCCACATCCTCACCCTGCTGAACCGCACCCTCGGCGAGTCCCCGCAGAAGTGGACGCAGCTGGCGTCCGAGATCCGCGGCGTCACCGAAGAGACCACGACCGGTGTGCACCGTCTGTACGAGATGCACCGCGACGGCACCCTGCTGTTCCCGGCGATCAACGTCAATGACGCCGTCACCAAGTCCAAGTTCGACAACAAGTACGGCTGCCGCCACTCCCTGATCGACGGCATCAACCGCGCCACCGACGTCCTCATCGGCGGCAAGACCGCCGTCGTCTGCGGTTACGGCGACGTGGGCAAGGGCTGTGCGGAGTCCCTGCGTGGCCAGGGCGCCCGCGTCATCATCACCGAGATCGACCCGATCTGCGCCCTGCAGGCGGCGATGGACGGCTACCAGGTCGCCACGCTCGACGACGTCGTCGCCCAGGCCGACATCTTCGTCACCACGACGGGCAACAAGGACATCATCATGGCCGCCGACATGGCCAAGATGAAGCACCAGGCGATCGTCGGGAACATCGGCCACTTCGACAACGAGATCGACATGGCCGGCCTCGCCAAGATCGAGGGCATCGTCAAGGACGAGGTCAAGCCGCAGGTCCACACCTGGACGTTCCCCGACGGCAAGGTCATCATCGTGCTGTCCGAGGGCCGCCTGCTGAACCTGGGCAACGCCACCGGCCACCCCTCGTTCGTGATGTCCAACTCGTTCGCGGACCAGACCCTGGCCCAGATCGAGCTGTTCACCAAGCCCGAGGAGTACCCGACCGACGTCTACGTGCTGCCCAAGCATCTCGACGAGAAGGTCGCCCGCCTCCACCTTGCCGCGCTCGGCGTGAAGCTCACGACGCTCCGCCCCGAGCAGGCCGCGTACATCGGTGTCGAGGTCGAAGGCCCGTACAAGCCCGACCACTACCGCTACTGATCCGGCACCGGTCCCGCCCGTCATCGACCACACAGCTCACCGCCGGCCGGTGACCGGTCGCTGACGGTCGGGACAGCCGCAATCTCAGCAGCAGATACGAGCGCAGGCCCCCGCACCCCCGTGTCGGGGGCCTGCGCCGTACCGCACCCGCACAGCCAGAGGAACCCGAAGGACCCCATGCCACGCGGCCGTTATTCGCTCCACGATCCCCACGACCACACCCCCCTCGGCGAAGAACACTTCCACTGCGCCCCCGGCCCCTCCGGCTGGCGCTACGTCTCCCAGACCATCGCCCCCTCCGGCGACCACCTCGGCTCCGTCGATCTGGCCCTCGACGAACTCGGCCGCCCCATCCGCCTCGAACTGCACGCCTCGAGCTGGCAGATCCGCGGCGCCGCCCTCGAAGGGGTCACCTGGGTCCGCACCGACCCGACCGGCACTCATGCCACCGAAGGCAATGTCCGCGCCCACGGCTTCACCGGCACATCCCCCGCATTCCTCATCGCGACCTCACGCCTGCTGCGCCTCACCCCCGGTTCCCCCGCGACCCGCATCCGTCTCGTCGCCTTCACGGACCCGGTCCTCGCCCCCCGTACCGTCGACCAGTCCTGGGCTCTGGTGAACAGTGAAGCGCACGCCACTGACAACGGCCCTCTGATGGTGGACGAATACCAGGTCAACGCCCTGGACACGGGCGAACAGCACACCGTCCACATCGCCGGCGACGTAGTCCTCTCGGCCCCCGGCATCGAGCTCGAAGACCTGGAAACCCCGCCCTCCTCCCGCTAGGCAGGCGGCGCGAACCCCGTACCCGGCTTCCGGACTCCCGGCTCCTCCGCCCCAGAAACCCCGCGTTCAACAGGAGCCGCAGGGACAGCAGGCGCTACAGGGGCAACAGCGGCTCCAGGGGCGACCGAGCTGACCGCCCCTGCGGGCCCCACCACTCCCACCGGCGCCGAACCCACGCCCATGCCCCCCTGCCCGAGGGAATCGGCCTGCGCAGCGGCGAACACCCGCCGGGCATCCCGCGCCTGCCGCTCGTTCACCACGCCGGCCAGATACGCAGCGGCCGGCACCCCCGGCGGCACCGGAACCCCCGTACGCACCGCCAGCTCTTCAGCCAGCCGCTCCGCCATCGACAGCCCCACCTGAGCATCGAGCTGCTGCATCCGCGTCAGGTACTGCCGTATCGCCAGCCACAGCTCGTCCGGCACCGCTGACAGATCCAGCCCGGCGAATCGCCCGACCAGCCACGGCGGCGGAGGCGGCACACTGATCCCGCGCCCGGCCGACACCCGCTCCCGAACCACGAGCGTCCCCGCGAAGACGTCCCCGAGCCGTCGCCCCCGCGCCGACACCAGCGACGCGATGCAGGCGAAGACCCCGAGCGTCATCAGAATCTCGACGACCCCCATCGCCCCGCGCACCAACGCGTGCCGGAACCGGATCGGCCCTCCGTCGTCCCGCACCACCCGGAGGCCACAAGCGAGCTTCCCCAGCGAACGCCCATGGCTGAGCGTCTCGACCGCGATCGGTCCGCCCACGAGCACCAGCAGAAAGGTCGCGACGGCAATGGCCGCACTCGCCGCCTCGTCCAACGTCACCGTTGCAATGGTCAACCCGATCGACACCAGGATGAACACGATCCAGACCACGACAAGATCTATCGCCAGAGCCAACGCGCGGCTCGGCAGTTTCGCCGGCCGCAGCCCCAGTACGACCGCATCCCCGGTCACAAGCTCACTCATCGCCGCCCACCCTTCGCCGACCTTCCCTGCCCCTCGGGACCTCAGTCTGCCAAGCTGACCCGCAGCGCGCCGCAGTAGTACGGACCCGTACGCACCCATGCCTGGAGCAGCAGCCGACCATGGATCTCGACGTATTCGTGACCGCCCACCGAACCGAGTGGGACCGCCTGGACCATCTCCTGCACCGCGGGCGCCGACTCACCGGCACGGAGGCCGACGAGCTCGTCGCCCTCTACCAGCGGACGGCCACGCATCTCTCACTGATCCAGTCCAGCGCCCCGGACCCGATGCTCACCGCACGCCTCACCCAGCTCGTGGCCCGCGCTCGATCCACGGTGACGGGAACCCGCCGGGCCTCCTGGCGCGACGCCACCCGCTTTCTGACGGCCGGCTTCCCCGCCGCGGTCTACCGCTCGAGGCACTGGTGGATACCCACGGCCGTGCTCTCGACTCTCCTGGCCGCACTCATGGGCTGGTGGATCGGCACCCACCCGGAAGTCCAGTCGGCCATCGCCGCCCCGGACGATCTACGTCGCCTGACCAGTCCCGGTGGGGAGTACGAGACGTATTACTCCAGCCACCCGGCAGCCTCGTTCGCAGCTCAGGTCTGGACGAACAACGCCCAGGCCGCCGCGATGTGCCTGGTGCTGGGGGCGTTCCTGTGCCTCCCGGTCATCTGGATCCTCTTCGTCAACGTCCTCAATCTCGCGGTCGGCATCGGACTGATGTCGTCGGCCGGCCGCCTGGACACCTTCCTCGGCCTGGTCCTCCCGCACGGCCTGCTCGAACTGACCGCAGTATTCGTCGCAGCCGGTACGGGCCTCCGCCTGGGATGGACGGTCATCGACCCCGGCCCGCAGACCCGGCGATCCGCGCTCGCGCAACAGGGCCGGGCCGCGATCGGTATGGCCATAGGCCTGGCCCTGGTTCTGTTCGTCTCCGGCGTCATCGAAGGTTTCGTCACCCCCTCGGGCCTCCCGACCTGGGCCCGCATCGCCATCGGCATAGCGGCCGAGCTGGCCTTCCTTGTGTACGTCTACGTACTGGGCGGCCGAGCGGCCCGAGCCGGCGAAGCGGGAGACGTCGACGCCACCGAGCGGAGCGCCGAGCTCCCCGCCGCCGCCTGATGTGCGTACGACCCCGCTGACCTGCTAGTCTCCTCCTCGCCCCAAGAAACCGTTGACATGGTGGACAGGGGGAGGTAGATTTTAACGGTTGAGTCGGACTGGACAAGTCAAGGCTCAACGGATAGTCTCCATCTCGCTCACTGGGAATTGAATTCCTGAAGAGCCGTCGATTCCCTTATCTGGGCCATGAAGCCGGTTAGCTCGGCCGAAACGCCTCTGATAAAGTCGAATCAGCCGAAAGGCAAAGGCCACTCCAACGGCCATCGGAATCAAATTCGGACCGGAAACGGAACGAAAAAGAGTCTGGTAAGGTTGGAATCGCCGGAAAGGGAAACGCGAAAGCGAAAACCTGGAAAGCGGAACCCGCTTCGACCGGGAATCGGACACGAAAGAGTCTGATAGAGTCGGAAACGCAAGACCGAAGGGAAAGCCCGGAGGAAAGCCCGAGAGGGTGAGTACAAAGGAAGCGTCCGTTCCTTGAGAACTCAACAGCGTGCCAAAAGTCAACGCCAGATATGTTGATACCCCGGCCTGTTTCGGCAGGTTGGTGGTTCCTTTGAAAGTCCTGCCGGGCTCTTGTGGTTCCGGTAGGCAATTACACAGCGAGGACGCTGTGGACGGTCGGTCTTATTCCGGCTGATCGTCCCGCTCTCGTGATGTGTCTCCCGATTACGGGAAAACATTCACGGAGAGTTTGATCCTGGCTCAGGACGAACGCTGGCGGCGTGCTTAACACATGCAAGTCGAACGATGAAGCCCTTCGGGGTGGATTAGTGGCGAACGGGTGAGTAACACGTGGGCAATCTGCCCTTCACTCTGGGACAAGCCCTGGAAACGGGGTCTAATACCGGATAACACTCTGTCCCGCATGGGACGGGGTTGAAAGCTCCGGCGGTGAAGGATGAGCCCGCGGCCTATCAGCTTGTTGGTGGGGTGATGGCCTACCAAGGCGACGACGGGTAGCCGGCCTGAGAGGGCGACCGGCCACACTGGGACTGAGACACGGCCCAGACTCCTACGGGAGGCAGCAGTGGGGAATATTGCACAATGGGCGAAAGCCTGATGCAGCGACGCCGCGTGAGGGATGACGGCCTTCGGGTTGTAAACCTCTTTCAGCAGGGAAGAAGCGAGAGTGACGGTACCTGCAGAAGAAGCGCCGGCTAACTACGTGCCAGCAGCCGCGGTAATACGTAGGGCGCAAGCGTTGTCCGGAATTATTGGGCGTAAAGAGCTCGTAGGCGGCTTGTTGCGTCGGTTGTGAAAGCCCGGGGCTTAACCCCGGGTCTGCAGTCGATACGGGCAGGCTAGAGTGTGGTAGGGGAGATCGGAATTCCTGGTGTAGCGGTGAAATGCGCAGATATCAGGAGGAACACCGGTGGCGAAGGCGGATCTCTGGGCCATTACTGACGCTGAGGAGCGAAAGCGTGGGGAGCGAACAGGATTAGATACCCTGGTAGTCCACGCCGTAAACGTTGGGAACTAGGTGTTGGCGACATTCCACGTCGTCGGTGCCGCAGCTAACGCATTAAGTTCCCCGCCTGGGGAGTACGGCCGCAAGGCTAAAACTCAAAGGAATTGACGGGGGCCCGCACAAGCAGCGGAGCATGTGGCTTAATTCGACGCAACGCGAAGAACCTTACCAAGGCTTGACATATACCGGAAAGCATCAGAGATGGTGCCCCCCTTGTGGTCGGTATACAGGTGGTGCATGGCTGTCGTCAGCTCGTGTCGTGAGATGTTGGGTTAAGTCCCGCAACGAGCGCAACCCTTGTTCTGTGTTGCCAGCATGCCCTTCGGGGTGATGGGGACTCACAGGAGACTGCCGGGGTCAACTCGGAGGAAGGTGGGGACGACGTCAAGTCATCATGCCCCTTATGTCTTGGGCTGCACACGTGCTACAATGGCCGGTACAATGAGCTGCGATGCCGCGAGGCGGAGCGAATCTCAAAAAGCCGGTCTCAGTTCGGATTGGGGTCTGCAACTCGACCCCATGAAGTCGGAGTTGCTAGTAATCGCAGATCAGCATTGCTGCGGTGAATACGTTCCCGGGCCTTGTACACACCGCCCGTCACGTCACGAAAGTCGGTAACACCCGAAGCCGGTGGCCCAACCCCTTGTGGGAGGGAGCTGTCGAAGGTGGGACT harbors:
- the ahcY gene encoding adenosylhomocysteinase — encoded protein: MTTVANRQDFKVADLSLAEFGRKEITLAEHEMPGLMSIRKEYAAAQPLAGARITGSLHMTVQTAVLIETLVALGAEVRWASCNIFSTQDHAAAAIAVGPNGTPDAPAGVPVFAWKGETLEEYWWCTEQALTWPNTPTGGPNMILDDGGDATLLVHKGVEFEKAGAAPDPSTADSEEYGHILTLLNRTLGESPQKWTQLASEIRGVTEETTTGVHRLYEMHRDGTLLFPAINVNDAVTKSKFDNKYGCRHSLIDGINRATDVLIGGKTAVVCGYGDVGKGCAESLRGQGARVIITEIDPICALQAAMDGYQVATLDDVVAQADIFVTTTGNKDIIMAADMAKMKHQAIVGNIGHFDNEIDMAGLAKIEGIVKDEVKPQVHTWTFPDGKVIIVLSEGRLLNLGNATGHPSFVMSNSFADQTLAQIELFTKPEEYPTDVYVLPKHLDEKVARLHLAALGVKLTTLRPEQAAYIGVEVEGPYKPDHYRY
- a CDS encoding RDD family protein, which produces MSELVTGDAVVLGLRPAKLPSRALALAIDLVVVWIVFILVSIGLTIATVTLDEAASAAIAVATFLLVLVGGPIAVETLSHGRSLGKLACGLRVVRDDGGPIRFRHALVRGAMGVVEILMTLGVFACIASLVSARGRRLGDVFAGTLVVRERVSAGRGISVPPPPPWLVGRFAGLDLSAVPDELWLAIRQYLTRMQQLDAQVGLSMAERLAEELAVRTGVPVPPGVPAAAYLAGVVNERQARDARRVFAAAQADSLGQGGMGVGSAPVGVVGPAGAVSSVAPGAAVAPVAPAVPAAPVERGVSGAEEPGVRKPGTGFAPPA
- a CDS encoding stage II sporulation protein M gives rise to the protein MDLDVFVTAHRTEWDRLDHLLHRGRRLTGTEADELVALYQRTATHLSLIQSSAPDPMLTARLTQLVARARSTVTGTRRASWRDATRFLTAGFPAAVYRSRHWWIPTAVLSTLLAALMGWWIGTHPEVQSAIAAPDDLRRLTSPGGEYETYYSSHPAASFAAQVWTNNAQAAAMCLVLGAFLCLPVIWILFVNVLNLAVGIGLMSSAGRLDTFLGLVLPHGLLELTAVFVAAGTGLRLGWTVIDPGPQTRRSALAQQGRAAIGMAIGLALVLFVSGVIEGFVTPSGLPTWARIAIGIAAELAFLVYVYVLGGRAARAGEAGDVDATERSAELPAAA